TGGATGGCTGGCATATAATGCATTTGAAAGAGATAAAAAGGTAAGCATTGACTGTATAATCTATATTCTTTGCGCACTGCTTTTTAATCCATTTATTAAAATCCACTTTTCAAGAGGTTATTGGCAAAAAATTGATCTGGCATTTATAATTGCATTAGGTGTATGGATTATAATAGAAACAATTATAAGCATGAAAAAAGTAGCAAAACGAGCATAATGTTGCGTACTTTAAAGATAAAATCGCTCACATTTCCCGAAAAGTTGCTAAGTTCCTGGATTATATTAAGCAAAATTGTTGAAATACACGTGAATTGCTCGCCTTGACGCATTTTGAGTAACAATGAGCTATTGGTAACTAACTTTATGATGGATATAACTAACTCCGGAGTATTTGTTGCGAACTCTGCAGCATAAGTGGCTAACATCGGGCGGCTTGTTCGAAACAGGATGACAAGTTCGAAACATTGAGCGAAAAGTTGACTCGAAATGACTCATAATCACCGATAATTTAGCATTTTTACATTCGGGGATATGGCTCATTTTTACTTACTGCGGTATTCAATTTCCTCAGCAATGGCCTCAAAATTTTTTATAAATGCCCCGGTATCGTTCCTGGATCTAAGATATGCAAGGATGCCAGCTACAGTTTGCCTGGCGTCGTCAAATGTTCTGTTGGTATAATATATGGTCTTTCCTTTTTGCTCAACAGATGCCATAAATACACCCCAATACTCCTCGTCTGAAATTATTACATGCTTATCATTTGATAGCTTTTCAATTAAAGCAGCAAATAATCCATTATCAATTTTATAAAAGAAAACAACAGTTTTATATTTTAGAAATGGATGCTTCTTTACGGCCTTAAGATCTTTATTAGAAAAAATTACGGTCGTAAATCCTTTTTCCATTTCGCCGGTATGATCAAATGCTATGAATTTTGCATCAGCCTGGGAATAAGCAAAAGCGCTTACTAAGGAAAACAGGATAGATAAGATTATTTTCATGTTGCGAAATGATATATAACAGATCATTGCTGTTTGAAGGGCATAGCGCGTGATGAAATGCATTCCCCCTTTAGTGTCAATCCCGACTTGTCGGGAGGGTTAGGGGGTAAAAAAAAGACCCGCTGTAGAAACAGCCGGCCTCTAACGATTGCTTGCCATATGAAAAAAACGTACAAATCTAAGTTTAGGGTTGAGGGGTTACCTCTGGTAGCTTTTCTTTTTGTTCTCTCTTACCATACTGCTACCGTTGATGATGTAAAAGTAATACGCGCCTCCCTTTCATCATAATGAGCTTTTCAACGATTTCATTATCTCTAACCTGTATGCCGAATCGCAAAAACAGCTACCAGCCTGCAATAGCCGTATGCTGGTTCATGATCTCCGGCAGCAAAAAAGAGGCTGAAAATTTCTTATAACCCTATGTTTTACAGCCAATTTTGTAACTTGGACTGACTACTACATAAAACAGTTGCATCCAGGATAAAAAATTATTGAATCGAAAAAATTATGGCAGCAAATGAACAATTACCGGCCAATCTGCTCATCCGCACATAAAAAGTTGCGCACACTATGCAGGAGTTGATGCAACAAAAGATGTATACCATATTGGCATCGAATACCAGGAGTTCAAAGATGAGCGACATGAGCAATCTAAAAACAAAGCCTTTGGAAGCATTGATAAATTAGTAGCAGATCTTTGCGAGGGTATAAAAGAAAAAAGACCCACTGTAGAAACAGCCGGCCTCTAACGATTGCTTGCCATATGAAAAAAAGGTAAAAATCTGGGTTAGGTTGAGGGGTTACCTCTGGTAGTGTCTTCTATTCTTTCTTCACTTACCGTGCTGCTACCGTTGATGATGTAAAACTAATACGTGCTTCTATTTCTTCATAACGAGCTTTTCAATGATTTTATTATCGCTAACCTTACTATTGCTTTACAAAACAGGCTACCAGCCTGCAATACACGCATTATTGTTTATGATCTCCGGCAGTAAACAACAGGATGAAAATGCTTTTTAAACGTCTGTTTTACATCTATTATATAGATTGGTGCATGCCTAAAAAGAAAAAAGGTCTTTCCGTTGAAACGGAACGACCTCTAACGATTGCTTGCCATATGAAAAAAAGTAAAAATCTATTTAATGTGAAGCACCTGCTTCGTAGTAACTCGTCTTCTTCTTACTCACTTACTGCACTTTCTTATAACGAGCTATTGCTTCTTTTTATTATACTTAACGCTGCGATAATTTTAAATGTCTTTTTCACACCTATATGCATTACCTAAGATGCCGCTTTTCTTTAGATGGTTGCATACCGTTGAAAAAGTTCACAGTTCTGAGTTGCCGCGACGAAGCCTTTGCCTTTTGCCCTTTGCCTCCACCTCATGGTAAACCATGAGTCCCATGTTAAAAAAAAAGACCGGCTGTAGAAACAGCTGGCCTCTAACGATTGCTTGCCATATGAAAAAAAGGTAAAAATCTTTTGAAGTGGAGTGTTTGCTCCTGGTAGCTCTTCTCTCGTTGCCTTATTGCCTCGCTGCCGCTACCGTTGATTCTGATGCAAATATAAAACGCCTTCCCACGCTGTCATAATCACGTTTTTCACCCTTTCATTATGCCAAACCGGGCTAAACAGTAACAAAACCCTTACTCCTACTAGGTTTCACCATATTTCCGCCATGGTTTCCAACGATAAAACGCCGTGACCAACCACCCCCTCCTTCACTTTTCCTTAACAAATATTAACAAGCTAAACCGGAAAACTACTGCAATAAGTGTTTGAATTACGGCTATCGGGAACTACTCACTACTCACAACGCCTCTCACCTTGTAAAATGCTTGTTAAGAGATCAGTATATCCTTTAACAACTGACTTAAGTTTATATTTTTGCCTGGTCATGCTAAAAAAGTTACTGGCATTCATATTATTGTTCGCTCACCTGAACACATCCATGTTCATTCCACAGATGGATGAAGAGGTGGACGTGTACGATGGCGCCGGTAACCAGGTAGATGATATCAACACCCTGATAGAGTATATCGACCAGGATGTACTGGGCCATTCCGATAGCACGCCCGAAGATGAGGACGATGATACCAGCCGTCCCCTGCATGTGATAAAGATCGTCGACTACAGCTATCATCCCTTCTTCGAAGAAGCACAAACAAAAGATTCAATCAAAAAAGAACCCGCCATAGTTTTCACCGGCTATATTGAACATAAACCCACAGCCGGTTTTACTAACATTTTGCTGCCACCACCGAAACAGGTAAAAGCTTAAAGGCGAAAGGTAAAAGCATAAATGTAATTGCCTTTATCGTAAATCACTATTTAACGCAAAGTAAAACTGCCATCAGGCAGTGTTTTGCTTTGTGCTTTAACCTTTTTGGCTTTTGCCTTGGGCTTTAGGCTTTAGCCTTTGGCCTTGTATTATACACCCGAAAATTTCGTAACAAATTCCCAAAGAGACCGCACCGCTTGATAAAGGCAGTTATATTTGTAATATATTACATATATACCCGCCTTGGTTTAGCCTGTTCTGAAACCCTATAAGATCAGTTAATTCAAATAAACGCTACAATGAAAATCGCCGACTTCAAACGATTCGTGATCGTTTTTGCCTGCGCGTTTTATTCTGTTCAGCAGAGTAAGGCCCAGGATACGGTACGGATCTCGTTACCCGATGCGGAAAAACAGTTCACTGCCAAAAACCTCCAATTGATGGCAGAAAAGTACAACATCGACATCGCCCGCGCCCAGGTATTGCAAGCCCGGGTTTACAACAATCCAAACCTGCAGCTGGTAGGCAACATTTACAATCCCGACCAAAAGAAATGGTTCGATGTAAGCAATGCCACCGGTGAGTACATCGCCAACGTGCAACAATTGATTATCCTTGCCGGAAAACGCAACAAGCAGATCAAGCTGGCCCAAACAAATGTGCTGATGGCCGAGAACCGGTTTTACGACCTGCTGCGCACCCTGCGTTTTACCCTGCACAGCGATTTTTACCAGGCCGGTTTTCTGCAACAGGCCATCGCTGCGTACCAAACACCTATCGCCTCCCTGCAAAAGCTCACCGCCAATTACGGCGAGCTGCAACAAAAAGGCGTGATCACCCTCAAGGAAGTGGTGCGTGTTAAATCGCTTTTATACAACCTGCAAACAGAACAAACCTCCCTGCAAAATCAACTGAACGATGTAGAGGCCGAATTGCAGTTGCTGTTGCAGAACAATAAAGCCTGGTTTGTACCCGACATTACCGTTTCGGCCCCCAACATGGGCTCTATTCGTCAGTACCAGTTGCCCACCCTTATCGACAGCGCGTATGCCAACCGGTACGATCTGCAACTGGCCAACAATTCATTGGTGTATAGCCAGCAGAATTTAAGTCTGCAAAAAGCCATCGCTGTACCCGACCTCATGAGCGGCGTACAGTTTGATAAACGGGGTAGCTTCGTAAACAACGCCACCTTCTTTTCCGTGGCTATGGACCTTCCCTTTTTTAACCGCAACCAGGGCAATATAAAAGCCGCGAAGATCGCCGTTGATCAAAGCAATACCGCCCTTACCCAACAACGCCTATCGGTAGAGAATGAAGTGCAACAGGCCTATGGCAAAGCTTTGAACACCGAGAAAATGCTCAAGACCATCGACCCTAGTTTTCAAAGCGACTTCGACAAACTGCTGAAAAGCATCACCGATAATTTTGAAAAGAAAAACATCAGCTTACTCGAGTTCACCGATTTCTATCAATCCTATAAAGAAAATGTGCTGCAGTGGAATCAATTGCAGAACGATCGCATCCAGGCTGTAGAAACGTTGAACTTCTCTATAGGAAAACCCATCGTAAACCTCTAAATAAAGAAATCATGATCAGCTATAAATCATTCATCATTCCCGCTTTCGTTTGTATTACCGCCGCCGTTGCCTGTGGCCGGCCCGAGGCCGCTACGCCAAAGGAGAATGGCACGCTGGACAGTGTTATCCGCAATGTAACTACTGCCCCGGTAACTGCTGAAGAAGAAACAGACTATACCAAACTGAATGGTAAAATTCAGGCCAATGAAGACCACCAGGCAAAAGTATACGCCCTGGCCAGTGGTAAAATAAAAAGTGTGAACGTGGCCCTGGGCGATAAAGTGCAGAAGGGGCAAACCCTGGCCGTGTTGCAAAGTATGGAAGTGGCTG
The Niastella koreensis GR20-10 genome window above contains:
- a CDS encoding TolC family protein; translated protein: MKIADFKRFVIVFACAFYSVQQSKAQDTVRISLPDAEKQFTAKNLQLMAEKYNIDIARAQVLQARVYNNPNLQLVGNIYNPDQKKWFDVSNATGEYIANVQQLIILAGKRNKQIKLAQTNVLMAENRFYDLLRTLRFTLHSDFYQAGFLQQAIAAYQTPIASLQKLTANYGELQQKGVITLKEVVRVKSLLYNLQTEQTSLQNQLNDVEAELQLLLQNNKAWFVPDITVSAPNMGSIRQYQLPTLIDSAYANRYDLQLANNSLVYSQQNLSLQKAIAVPDLMSGVQFDKRGSFVNNATFFSVAMDLPFFNRNQGNIKAAKIAVDQSNTALTQQRLSVENEVQQAYGKALNTEKMLKTIDPSFQSDFDKLLKSITDNFEKKNISLLEFTDFYQSYKENVLQWNQLQNDRIQAVETLNFSIGKPIVNL
- a CDS encoding DUF6804 family protein, yielding MKIVVKGLLLVLFIGCLFHMPYGFYQFFRIAAFVLFGWLAYNAFERDKKVSIDCIIYILCALLFNPFIKIHFSRGYWQKIDLAFIIALGVWIIIETIISMKKVAKRA